One Vibrio tapetis subsp. tapetis DNA segment encodes these proteins:
- a CDS encoding HlyD family type I secretion periplasmic adaptor subunit: MDNNMYGDVVESKLIRKTLSVATWAVCFCVLAFIVWSVTTQLDEIAKAKGAVIPEGEKQVIQSDIGGKLRSILVKEGQRVDKGQPLVEFDATFQQAALEELNSQQVSLQVSIERMNSLIESREPDFTQYESNYPLIVSQQRAQLSAQKSVYLKKRIVLEKENEQFAEQLSSVEKTLPSYRRQLVASQQELSILQKGLKAGNTSKLKVLQMREKLAGIEQEIEQARGKKALLLKQADSIEQKIEQLLAEEKLEVSNQVSKAVSELSALKARVKSGQAKLTNTLVSSPLQGLVQSIPSTRIGAVIQPGGTVVEIVPIGGKASFKAKLSPRDIGFVTEGQNARIKVDAFDYSRFGALKGTVESISPTTSQNQKGDIYYEVIIAVDKPYFRDNAEKFAILPGMTGEVDITTGEKSVFQYLWKPIFTNVSVAFGER, from the coding sequence ATGGATAATAACATGTATGGTGATGTGGTTGAGTCTAAGTTGATTCGGAAAACGCTTTCTGTCGCAACTTGGGCCGTCTGTTTCTGTGTGCTAGCGTTTATCGTTTGGTCGGTAACCACACAGCTCGACGAAATTGCTAAAGCGAAAGGTGCCGTGATCCCCGAGGGTGAAAAGCAGGTTATTCAAAGTGATATAGGGGGAAAGCTGCGCAGCATTTTGGTCAAAGAAGGGCAGCGAGTTGATAAGGGCCAACCTTTGGTGGAATTTGATGCGACTTTTCAACAAGCAGCGTTGGAAGAACTAAACTCTCAGCAAGTCTCTTTGCAAGTCAGTATTGAACGCATGAATTCGCTAATAGAAAGTCGAGAACCTGATTTCACTCAGTACGAAAGTAATTACCCGTTGATTGTTAGCCAACAAAGGGCTCAATTAAGTGCTCAGAAATCGGTGTACCTCAAAAAACGGATTGTCTTGGAAAAAGAAAATGAACAGTTCGCAGAGCAACTCAGTAGTGTCGAAAAAACACTGCCTTCTTATCGCAGGCAACTCGTTGCATCTCAGCAAGAGTTGTCGATACTACAAAAAGGGTTGAAGGCTGGGAATACCTCTAAACTTAAAGTGTTGCAAATGAGAGAGAAGCTTGCCGGTATCGAGCAGGAAATTGAACAAGCAAGAGGTAAGAAAGCCCTTTTGTTGAAACAAGCAGATTCTATTGAACAAAAGATCGAACAGTTATTGGCTGAAGAAAAGCTTGAAGTGAGCAATCAAGTTTCTAAAGCGGTATCTGAATTATCAGCATTAAAAGCGCGAGTGAAATCTGGCCAAGCTAAATTGACGAATACGCTGGTAAGCTCCCCTTTACAAGGCCTAGTTCAGAGTATTCCAAGCACTAGAATCGGCGCGGTGATACAACCCGGTGGAACCGTTGTTGAAATTGTTCCTATAGGGGGCAAGGCAAGCTTTAAAGCCAAGCTTTCTCCGAGAGATATTGGTTTTGTTACTGAAGGACAAAATGCAAGAATTAAGGTTGATGCCTTTGATTACAGCCGTTTCGGGGCGTTGAAAGGTACGGTCGAGAGTATTTCACCGACAACCAGTCAAAATCAGAAAGGCGACATATATTATGAGGTGATCATTGCCGTAGATAAGCCTTATTTTCGTGATAACGCAGAGAAGTTTGCCATCTTACCAGGCATGACTGGGGAAGTAGACATCACGACTGGCGAGAAATCCGTGTTCCAGTATTTGTGGAAGCCTATTTTTACAAATGTAAGCGTCGCATTTGGTGAACGCTAA